The Punica granatum isolate Tunisia-2019 chromosome 4, ASM765513v2, whole genome shotgun sequence genome has a window encoding:
- the LOC116205235 gene encoding heterodimeric geranylgeranyl pyrophosphate synthase small subunit, chloroplastic, with product MVFSTLGLSPPPSFHCLPRSRPGARFAARCSASVSMTQTKSALFDLKTYWTTLIGEINHKLEDAIAVQYPEQIYEAMKYSVLAKGAKRAPPVMCVASCELLGGSRIAAFPTACALEMVHAASLIHDDLPCMDDDPSRRGQPSNHTVYGVDMAILAGDALFPLGFRHIVSHTPSDLVPGPRILRVIAEIARAVGSTGMAAGQFLDLEGGPDAFEFAQEKKFGEMAECSAVCGGLIAGAEDEEIQRLRRYGRAVGVLYQVVDDILEETTKESGSSEDEKDEEKRGKSYVQVYGVEKAREVAEELRAKAKGELDGFEKYGDSVIPLYSFVDYAADRGFSVGGEASS from the exons ATGGTCTTTTCAACTCTCGGCTTATCCCCACCGCCGAGCTTCCACTGCCTCCCGAGGAGCCGCCCCGGCGCTAGATTCGCAGCCCGATGCTCCGCCTCGGTTTCAATGACCCAGACGAAGTCGGCACTCTTCGACCTGAAGACTTACTGGACGACGCTGATCGGGGAGATCAATCACAAACTGGAGGACGCGATTGCGGTTCAGTACCCGGAGCAGATCTACGAGGCCATGAAGTACTCCGTCCTCGCCAAAGGGGCCAAGCGGGCCCCGCCCGTCATGTGCGTCGCCTCCTGCGAGCTCCTCGGTGGCTCCCGCATCGCCGCCTTCCCCACGGCGTGCGCCCTCGAAATG GTTCATGCAGCGTCCCTCATCCACGACGATCTCCCCTGCATGGACGATGATCCTTCGCGGCGAGGCCAGCCCTCTAACCACACGGTTTACGGTGTTGACATGGCAATCCTTGCGGGTGACGCGCTCTTTCCACTAGGCTTCCGCCACATCGTTTCTCATACACCCTCTGATCTAGTCCCTGGGCCCCGCATCCTCCGCGTGATCGCCGAGATTGCCCGTGCGGTGGGATCCACCGGCATGGCTGCAGGTCAGTTCCTTGACCTCGAGGGTGGGCCTGACGCCTTTGAGTTTGCCCAGGAGAAGAAGTTTGGCGAGATGGCCGAGTGCTCCGCTGTTTGCGGGGGCTTAATCGCTGGAGCTGAGGACGAGGAGATACAGAGGCTGAGGAGGTATGGGAGAGCTGTGGGAGTCTTGTATCAGGTGGTTGATGACATATTAGAGGAGACGACCAAGGAGAGTGGGTCGAGCGAAGACGAGAAAGACGAGGAGAAGAGAGGGAAGAGCTATGTTCAGGTCTACGGTGTTGAGAAGGCTCGCGAGGTAGCGGAGGAGCTCCGGGCAAAGGCCAAGGGGGAACTGGACGGGTTCGAGAAATACGGAGACAGTGTGATCCCTCTCTATAGCTTCGTCGACTATGCAGCCGATAGGGGGTTCAGCGTCGGCGGGGAAGCCAGCTCATAA
- the LOC116205030 gene encoding serine/threonine-protein kinase STY46 — translation MMEMEDTGSCGSRAHDDASSAASLSPSRSPRAQSRRLPGKKLDVYSEILRRLRDSGNEEAMRPGFEDELWNHFNRLPTRYALDVNVERAEDVLMHKRLLHLAHDPDNPPAIEVRLVQVPPTSEVHSIDSVHSGSLNEDGSQSPANYQKKKSIHPPPAFGSSPNLEALALEASKSPAMDGDNSVHANTHFSRPMHEITFSADDKPKLLSQLTCLLSEVGLNIQEAHAFSTTDGYSLDVFVVDGWPYEETEKLTTALEKEIFKSEKQAWLDSPISSHASDKQTGMNGEVDHLSIPNDGNDVWEIDLNHLKFGDKIASGSYGDLFKGTYCSQDVAIKVLKPERINSDLQREFAQEVFIMRKVRHRNVVQFIGACTKPPSLCIVTEFMSGGSIYDYLHKQKGVFKLPTLLKVAIDVSKGMNYLHQNNIIHRDLKAANILMDEHEVAKVADFGVARVKAQTGVMTAETGTYRWMAPEVIEHKPYDHKADVFSFGIVLWELLTGKLPYEYLTPLQAAVGVVQKGLRPIIPKNTHPKLVELLERCWQQDPTLRPDFSEIIEILRQTAKEFGQEGEDRRKDKSGGFLSVLRRGL, via the exons ATGATGGAGATGGAGGATACAGGGAGCTGCGGCAGCAGAGCCCACGACGACGCGTCCTCCGCCGCCTCTCTGTCTCCCTCCCGTTCTCCCCGGGCGCAGAGCAGGCGGCTGCCGGGGAAGAAGCTCGACGTCTACAGCGAGATCCTCCGCCGCCTCCGTGACTCCGGCAACGAGGAGGCCATGCGCCCCGGGTTCGAGGATGAACTCTGGAACCACTTCAATCGCCTCCCCACGCG GTATGCGTTGGATGTAAATGTCGAGAGGGCAGAGGACGTGCTTATGCACAAAAGGTTGCTGCATCTGGCTCATGATCCCGATAATCCGCCTGCAATCGAAGTTCGCCTTGTACAG GTTCCTCCAACATCAGAGGTACATTCAATTGATTCTGTCCATTCAGGTTCTTTGAATGAAGATGGTTCCCAGAGTCCAGCAAATTaccagaagaagaaaag TATACATCCACCACCTGCCTTTGGTTCATCACCTAATCTTGAAGCTCTTGCCCTAGAAGCAAGTAAATCACCAGCAATGGATGGGGATAACTCTGTTCATGCCAATACGCATTTTTCTCG GCCAATGCATGAAATCACCTTTTCAGCAGATGACAAACCGAAGCTTCTTAGCCAG TTGACATGCCTACTCTCTGAGGTTGGACTAAACATCCAAGAGGCACATGCATTTTCTACCACGGATGGGTATTCCTTGGATGTCTTTGTTGTTGATGGCTGGCCATATGAG GAAACAGAGAAGCTTACAACAGCTTTGGAAAAGGAAATTTTCAAGAGCGAG AAGCAAGCATGGCTGGATTCTCCAATATCATCTCACGCCAGTGATAAGCAAACAGGGATGAATGGTGAAGTTGATCACTTGTCGATACCCAATGATGGAAATGATGTTTGGGAAATAGATCTCAACCACTTGAAGTTTGGGGACAAAATTGCATCTGGGTCCTATGGTGATCT GTTCAAAGGTACATATTGTAGTCAGGATGTGGCAATTAAGGTACTGAAGCCTGAGCGTATAAATTCCGATCtgcaaagagagtttgcacaAGAAGTTTTTATAATGAG GAAAGTTCGACACAGAAATGTCGTGCAATTCATTGGTGCATGTACAAAGCCTCCAAGCTTATGTATTGTTACAG AATTTATGTCTGGGGGAAGTATTTATGACTACCTACACAAACAGAAAGGTGTTTTTAAGCTACCTACATTGCTCAAAGTAGCTATCGATGTCTCAAAGGGGATGAACTATTTGCACCAGAACAATATCATCCACAGGGATTTGAAGGCTGCCAATATACTGATGGACGAGCATGAA GTTGCTAAGGTTGCCGATTTCGGGGTTGCCAGAGTGAAAGCTCAGACTGGAGTCATGACTGCTGAAACTGGGACATACAGATGGATGGCGCCTGAG GTCATCGAGCACAAGCCTTATGATCACAAGGCTGATGTTTTCAGTTTCGGGATTGTGTTATGGGAGCTGCTAACTGGAAAG CTTCCTTACGAATACTTGACGCCATTACAAGCAGCCGTTGGAGTTGTTCAGAAG GGTTTACGGCCTATTATCCCGAAAAACACCCATCCCAAGCTTGTCGAGCTATTAGAGAGATGCTGGCAGCAAGATCCAACCTTGAGACCCGACTTCTCCGAAATAATAGAAATCTTGCGACAAACTGCCAAGGAG TTTGGGCAAGAAGGGGAGGATCGGCGGAAGGACAAATCAGGCGGATTCCTATCCGTCCTAAGACGAGGGCTCTAA
- the LOC116205029 gene encoding pentatricopeptide repeat-containing protein At1g62260, mitochondrial, which yields MVSLLPWLAAMRTSSSCCRKLTALNGALFTMPRGLHLRHRLFPRLPVPGVFVEQLAPPRSFVSAPQRELVALNKKISHLVRTGRLAEARSLFDFSSHRNTVTWNAMITGYVKRGEMAKARDLFDKMPVRDTTSWNLMISGYSLSRHGACGFIDEARALFDRMPGRDPVSWNTMISAYARIGQMDEALRLFRDMPETNVVSWNAMVSGFLWNADVARAVEFFEQMPEQDPASLSALISGLVQNNELEEASRILNKYGIGNCWKEGLVRAYDTLIAGYAQRGQIKEARTLFDLIPNREKNVVSWNTMIMGYTRVGDVVSARRLFDEMTDRDTVSWNTMISGYVRNLDMEKALSLFREMPKPDILTWNSMVSGYAESGNLRVALDFFEKMPRKNLVSWNSMIAGYEKNEDFERAIKLFVRMLMEGDKPDRHTLSSVLAVCTGLVDFHLGLQIHQMVVKTVLADVPINNSLITMYSRCGVISEARAIFDKVKSHKDFISWNAMIGGYASHGFAAEALELFKLMTRSGVRPTYITFISILNACAHSGLVEEGREHFESMIQEYGIEPRVEHFAALVDLLGRQGQLDEAMKVIESMPVEPDKAVWGALLGACRVHNNVELSRLAAKALMRLEPNSSAPYVLLYNMYADVGLWDEAAKMREVMEKHDIRKHTGHSII from the coding sequence ATGGTTTCCTTGCTTCCATGGCTGGCGGCCATGAGAACGAGTTCGTCATGTTGCCGGAAGCTAACAGCCTTAAATGGTGCCCTCTTCACGATGCCACGAGGGCTTCATCTTCGGCATCGACTCTTCCCCCGCCTTCCCGTCCCCGGAGTCTTTGTGGAACAACTCGCCCCACCTCGCAGCTTCGTATCAGCACCGCAGCGTGAGCTCGTTGCACTGAACAAGAAGATCTCCCATCTGGTGCGCACGGGCCGCCTCGCTGAAGCCCGGTCCCTGTTCGACTTCTCGAGCCACCGGAACACCGTGACGTGGAACGCCATGATCACTGGGTACGTCAAGAGGGGGGAGATGGCTAAGGCGCGCGACCTGTTCGATAAAATGCCCGTCAGAGACACGACTTCATGGAACCTCATGATATCCGGGTACTCGCTGTCTCGCCATGGGGCCTGCGGATTCATTGATGAGGCTAGGGCCCTGTTCGATCGGATGCCTGGGCGAGACCCCGTCTCTTGGAACACGATGATCAGTGCGTATGCGAGGATTGGGCAGATGGACGAGGCCCTGAGGCTGTTTAGGGACATGCCCGAGACGAATGTGGTTTCCTGGAATGCCATGGTGAGCGGTTTCTTATGGAATGCTGATGTGGCTCGGGCAGTCGAGTTCTTTGAACAGATGCCAGAGCAGGACCCAGCCTCTCTTAGTGCCCTCATTTCGGGTCTCGTACAGAATAATGAATTGGAAGAAGCCTCAAGGATTCTGAACAAGTATGGCATTGGGAATTGTTGGAAGGAAGGTTTGGTTCGGGCTTATGACACTTTGATCGCAGGGTATGCTCAGAGAGGGCAAATTAAAGAAGCTCGGACCCTCTTTGATCTGATCCCAAATAGGGAGAAGAATGTCGTGTCTTGGAATACTATGATAATGGGCTACACTAGAGTCGGAGATGTTGTATCTGCAAGGAGACTCTTTGATGAGATGACTGATCGTGATACTGTCTCATGGAATACAATGATCAGCGGTTATGTCCGTAATCTGGACATGGAGAAGGCCTTGAGTCTCTTCAGGGAGATGCCCAAGCCTGATATATTAACATGGAACTCGATGGTCTCAGGTTATGCTGAATCAGGAAATTTACGGGTTGCCCTGGACTTTTTTGAGAAGATGCCCCGAAAGAACCTTGTCTCGTGGAACTCCATGATAGCAGGGTACGAGAAGAATGAGGACTTCGAGAGAGCGATCAAGCTCTTCGTTAGAATGTTAATGGAAGGAGACAAGCCCGATCGGCATACTTTATCTTCGGTTCTTGCTGTATGCACCGGCCTTGTGGACTTCCACCTTGGCCTCCAAATCCATCAGATGGTTGTTAAGACTGTCTTAGCTGATGTTCCGATCAATAACTCCCTCATCACGATGTACTCTCGGTGCGGCGTGATTTCTGAAGCTcgggccatctttgacaaggtgaaatCCCACAAGGACTTCATCTCGTGGAATGCGATGATTGGAGGGTATGCATCCCATGGCTTCGCTGCAGAGGCTCTCGAGCTCTTCAAGCTGATGACGAGGTCTGGAGTCAGGCCCACTTACATAACATTCATTTCCATCCTCAATGCTTGTGCGCACTCTGGGCTCGTGGAAGAAGGACGTGAACATTTTGAGTCAATGATTCAAGAGTATGGGATCGAGCCCAGGGTTGAACATTTCGCTGCACTAGTGGACCTGTTGGGCAGGCAAGGGCAGCTTGACGAGGCTATGAAGGTAATAGAAAGCATGCCAGTGGAGCCTGACAAGGCCGTGTGGGGAGCTCTTCTGGGGGCATGCAGAGTGCATAATAACGTGGAGTTGTCTCGGCTTGCAGCTAAGGCGCTGATGAGACTCGAGCCAAACAGCTCAGCTCCGTATGTATTGTTGTACAATATGTATGCGGATGTGGGGCTGTGGGATGAGGCTGCAAAAATGCGGGAGGTCATGGAGAAGCATGATATCAGAAAGCACACCGGGCACAGTATAATATAG